The DNA region ATAAAAAAGGTGTGATCCCCATAATGCAATAATGAGGAAGGCGACGACTATCCCTTTATTCGACATCTATTTTACCAGAATCATTTCAAGCATCAGGAAGAAAAGGAACTGAATCAGAACGAGAAAAATCGGGAGGTCATGCTTTGGTTTTTGCCTGATGAAAAAATATCCGAGAGCACTAATAGCAGCAATAACGAACCAGGCAATGTAATTTTGAAACGGTATCTTGTCGTTCATCCAATTCCAGTACCCCAGGTGCATCGCAACAGGTTCCATTACAAAATCAAATGCCACGGTTGCAGTTGCCGCCAGAAACACCAGTGCTGCTACATTTGCTGTCGCTTTTGTGAGTGCGGAAACGATCGCATAAATAATCATAACCCAGTTAATTCCAATGATAACAGGAACACCAAAAAGCTTTGGTCCAAGTGTGTCACCGTAAGTGTAGTTTCCAAATACGGCTCCGGTGGCTACACCGGTAACTTCAAGTGAAAATGTGAGAATAAAAGTTGCAACCGCCCAAATTATTACTTTTTTGTTCCAGTCACTCTTTGTCAAATATATGACAAAGGCGACAGAAAGAAGGAGCGTAATGGGAGTCAGGTCTTTCATTAACGGCAGAAAATTCTCGAGGGAATGCCCGAGAATTCCAACAGAATAGAAAAAGGCGAGCAATATCGCTCCGCCGTATTTCTTTATAAAGTTCTGCCTTTCCATTCAATAATGCCTGTTTTCGTGAAATAAAGAGAACGCCAACCCGTAAAATACATAATTATCATCTGAATCGGGTGACAAAAAACTTCGATTACCGGATTTGAATGGCTTATTCGACTCGTAAACCATCTTGAAAGCAAAGTTAATAAAACGGGTGCCAACCATATTGTATTGAAGAACACAAACACGAACGGCATTAGGTACACCAGAACGAAAAATGTGATCATTATAACAAACAGTACCGCTGAAATATCGAATCCGGCGTAAAAATTCTTTGTGAATCCCCTGATTGATGACAAAAATCCGGAATACATTCTGCACCTTATTACATCGCCTCCCAGCGCTGTCATCATCCTCATGCCTGACCGTTTTATCAGACGGGCAAGTTCCATATCCTCTACCACTTTGTCGCGCACAGCGGTGTGACCACCTGTTGCCGAATATGCGTTCCGGGTCATTAAAATAAACTGACCGTTTGCAGCAACAAATTTTGATGATTTCGATTTGTAAACCTGCTTCAAAGGTAAAAAATTTAACAGGAGCCAGTTCATCAAGGGTATAACAAGAGCTGAACCAAAGCTGTTCAACAACTGGGTCGGGAAAACCGAAAACATCGACAGGTTAAACTTTTTCAGCGTATTTAAAGCAATTTCTGCGGCATCCTCCCTCAAAATGACATCAGCATCGATAAACAACAAATACTCTCCTTTGGCTTCCTCTGAAAGCTGGTGACAAGCCCAATTCTTTCCGAGCCATCCCTTTGGCAAGTACTTGCCTCGAAGAGTTTTCACCCTGTCATCTTCTGCGGCAATTTCTGCGACAATTTCACCCGTTCTGTCATCGGAATTGTCATCAAGCACCATCACCTCAATGTTTCGATGATTTTGGTTCAGGCAGTTTCTTAAACATTTTTCGATATTCTCCTCTTCATTACGGGCGGGAATCAAAATCGAGAGAAACGGGAGCGGCTCTTTATTTCCCAGGGAACCAAGATTTTTCCCGGGAACCGGTGCCGTCAGTAAATTATATAGACTCACTAAGAAGGTGATGAATGCAAAAACTGTGACTACAGAGAAGAGAATCAGTTCAAAGATCACTTGAAGATATCCCTGACAAATGATTTGGAAGCGGCCTTAGCATCAAGTTCCCCCAGATTTTCCATAAATGCCGCCTCAAAATATTTAAAATCCTTCTCAACTTTTGATGCCGGAGCCGGATTTCCGAATGAACAATAGAGTGCGGGAAGTTTTTCTTCTTCATATTGCACCTTGAAAGCAACAGGAATCACAACAGAATGGTCTCCCGTTCCTCCCACAAACTTCGATATCCCCGCTTTCAGATTCAACGGACGCACATCATACGGCTGAATCTCTCCCTGAGGATATATTACTGTCAGATTTTTGCTGTCCGAAAGCAGCTCTCTGGTATATTTAACCGTTTTTATTATGCTTTTTGTATCGTTAAGGTCGATTCCGTACGCACCCATCCAGTTAAAAAATCTGTAAACTTTCAACTGTTCCGAAAGCATTAAAATATGGAAATTCCTGTTCGGCAGAAATTCTCGTTGTATCTTCTGAATGAAAAAACCGTCCCACCATGAAAAGTGATTTGGTGCGAAAGTTACTGATACATCATCGCTGACATCGGGAAATTCATTCGTGACATAAAAATGAGAGAAGTGCTTCTTCATCAGTCTTTCGAGATAGAAAGTGAAAAGACGGTCGAACCATGGTTTTTTGTCAGCCTTTATCATCTGCTTTAAACCTCTCACTTTTCATATTTTGCCACCAGTTCCGAGACTATTTTACCCGACAGAATCACCAGCGGTATTCCGCCGCCGGGATGAGCACTCCCGCCACAGAAGTAAAGTCCGCCGTACTCTTTCGACTTGTTGTCCTGCCTTAAAAAAGCAGCGTATTTGTTGTTTGAGGAGATGCCATACAAACTTCCATAAACGGAGGAGGTTTTTTCTTCTATCTTCTCCGGCGTGAGAACTCTTTCAAAAACAATTCGTTCATTCAAATCAATACCAAGCATCTTTTCAATTTTGTTGATTATGCTCCTTCTGATTGAATCAATGCTGTAGTAATTTTTGGAGGTTGCGGGAGGCATGTTAATCATTACAAACCAGTTTTCGAATCCTTTTGGTGCGTCATCTTCATTTACCCTGGATGAAATATAGATGTAAACAGTAGGGTCTTCGGGAGCTTTTCCGGATTCAAAAATCTCATCAAACTCTTTTTTATAATCCTCCGAAAAGAGAATATTATGCATTTTCAATTCAGAGTGTTCCCCTTTCACACCCCAGTAATAAACCAGCGCAGAGGAGGAAGGTTCTGTTTTGTAATATTTCCTCGCAGGGCGAACCTGCGAATCGTCCAACAGTTTTTTGTAGGTGTTCGTCACATCGGAGTTTGAAACCACAATATCGGCTTCGAATACCTCATCACCGCATCTTACTCCAACCACTCTGTTGGGGTCGTCAATCACTCTACCTCTGCAACATACACCCCGAACATCATTTTTCGCCAATATAATTTCATCAACTGTACAATTTGTTTCTATCTTTACACCCGATTTCAAGGCAACTTCCGTCAGTGCCTTGCTGAGGGAATATATTCCACCTTTAAGCGTGTAGCCGCCGATTCCATATTCCACATGCTGGATGATGTTTAGTGTTGCGGGTGCAAGATATGGATTTGATCCGTTGTAGGTAGCATATCGATCGAAAAGCTGGATTACTTCAGGATCACTGAAAAAGGATGCATTGGCTTCGTGCATGGTACGGAAGGAATCGATTTTTGGCAGATTCAACAGAGTGACAGCAGCTTTTTTATTGAAGAAGGTTGACCACTCCCTGAAACTGTTAAAAAGGAAAAGATCGGCGGTAAGATCATATATCCTTTTGGAATAATCAAAATAGGATTCGACAATTTCCCTTTTCAAATCAAATTTGACTGTAAGTTCGGAGATAAATCTGTCGAGATTGCTGAACGCATCAATCATTTTCCCCGCGGGATAAAAATAGCGGCACAACACATCGGGCTGAACGAACTCAAGGTAATCATCCGCATCAAGCCCCGCTTCCCGAAATAATTGCTCGATAACAAAAGGCATCGTCAGAAGCGAGGGACCCGTATCGAATCTAAAACCGGATTCAGTAATTTCGTTGGCTTTACCCCCTGCCTTCTCATTCTGTTCGAGAATTGTAACCTGATACCCTCCTTTTTGAAGCCGGATTGCAGCGGAGAGACCACCCAACCCCGCCCCGACTACCACCACCCGCTTCACTAAATATCCTTCTTAAACAAGAGGTAAAAGAAAAACCACCATGAGATCATCGAAAAGGAATAGAAGAAATCTTCAACGGGAATTGTTGTGAATCGCATCCCCCAGATTGCCTCGGGTGAATACCATACTATCGGTGGAGCTGTAAGGAAGTAATTCACGAGGAGAAAAGGGAGATAGGTAATCAAAATTGATAACCAGTAAACACGGGATCGAAGAATTGCAGGCTTGAAAGTTGCGGCTACCATCAGAAATGCTGCAGAAAAAATCATTACAGTGGAAGTGTAATATTGAGAACTGTAATTTCCCGCTGCAACTATGAGAACTGCTCCAGCCAGGTAATAATAGTTTTTGTTGAAAGGAAGTGATTTTTCCGGGAGATAGAGTTTTATTGTCTCATAGATAAACAGACAGGAGTAAGGCACGGTAACAAAAAAAAGAACTTCTTCGAGAGGCAATCCGAAAAGGTAAACCCCCGCCAGGTATTCGGGAGTAAACCCCCAGTCACCTCTCGAAGTGGCTATTGCGTCCCAAACAAGATAGACGGGACTTACAACAAGTATTGAAAACAGGTAAAAACGGAATTTCCTGTAAAATGAAATCTTCTTCTCGAAAGAAAGAATTACAGGAAAGATTACCGTTAGCAGGTTAATCAGCAGATATCTGCTCATCTTTTAAGCCTTATTTAAGCAGTGCCCGCATTTTTGCAGTCTGATTTTTATCCAGTCTCTCAGATTCAAGCAGAAATTTTACAAGTCCTGTTTGTGTTTTTTTATCCAGTTCAGAATAGTCCTTTTTTAGAAGCAGTTCGTAAACGATTGCAAGGTCTTCATCCCTCTCTTTTGCATGTCCAAGTATTGCAGGAATAAAGTGAAGGATGGAAAACCGCATAAAACGGATCTCCAATGACCTCGGTTGCTTTTTAAGGGCATAGGCGAGTTTATCCAGACCTGAATTTAGAAGGTCAAGTTTCGTAAAAGGATTTATTGCGTGTTTGGCAAGAAGTGTTTCTGTTCCTCCGAGATATGCTACCACAAAGGGGTCCATCGATTTCAGCTTTTTGCCAAATTTTTTATCTATAAATTCCTTAAGCTCCTCCGCCTTTGCCTCACTCTCAACCCCGGCATAAAATGTCTTGCGGATATAGTCCTTTGTTGAGGGATCGAGATCGGCTTTTCCGGCATTCACGCCGGTAACAAGAACAGCGAACAATAAAAAAAGAATACTCTTTAACAAGTCTTTAAAACCTTTACTTCTATTATCGATTTTGTAAGCAACAACAATTTTACAGGATCAGGTACTCTCGTTCTTTCCTTCATCAGGTGTTGCACTTTTTTCGAACAGATTTTATCAAACAATTTTATGTAATAAAGATACGCCGAGTAAACACCCAACCTGACTCCGGGCGGGAGTTTTCTTATTCCTTCGAGTGAAAGTTTGAATTCGGCTCTTATGGAATCTTCCAAAAGCTTTTTGTTTTCATCATCGATTCCATGCTCTGAATCAACATTCGGAAGATAGATTCTTCCTCTCTCGTCGATATCAGATTTAATGTCTCTCAGGAAGTTTACCTTCTGAAATGCTGAACCAAGTGCTCTTGCGGGTTCGAGTAACTGCTTAAACATTTCATCATCACCCTCTGTGAAAACCCTGAGGCACATCAGCCCCACTACCTCTGCAGATCCGTAAATATATTCATCATACTTTTTCTCTTCGTAGTAGTTATTGTAGAGGTCCATTTCCATACTGTCAAGAAAAGCATCAATATATTCACGATCAATTTTGTATTTATTCACCACTTCCTGAAAAGCGTGCAGAATCGGATTGGTGGAAACTCCCCGCTCAATCGCCTTATAGGTTTCTTCTCTGAATTCACAGAGGAGGGTTTGTTTATCATGTCCATGAAAAGTGTCAACTATTTCATCAGCAAGCCTCACATAACCATAGACCGAGTAGATTGGCTCGCGGAATCTCTTTTCAAAAGCAAGTATCCCCAAACTGAATGAGGTGGAATACTCCTTTGTGAAAAGGGAAGAAGTTCTTGCGCAAATGCTGCTATAAAATTCCATAGTCTTTCTCTAATCTTTCCATTACAAGTTTTGAGCTTATCACAACCATCGGTAATCCGGTGCCCGGCGTAGTCGAAGCACCAACATAATACAAATTGTCAAATTTTTCATCTTTGTTTTTTGGTCTGAATGCGCCAACCTGATCCATGTCATGCGCCAGCCCAAGTCCCGATCCTTTGTAGAGGTTGAAAGCTTTTTCCCACTCTACAGGGTCCATTATTTTTTTGGTGATAATGTTGCCGGAAATATCATACCCGACTCTCTGTGATAGATCATCTATGATGTTCTGAGCAAGTTCTTCCCTGTCATCCCAGTTTTTCTTGTACCTGAGATCGGGCACAGGACAAAGAATAAATATATTTTCGCACCCCTCCGGAGCACAATCAGGAAATGACTTTGAGGAGACATTCACATAGTAATAAGGTTTCTGCGGCGATATGGAAGATGTGAAGATTGTGTCTGCATATCCTCTAAAATTACTGCCGAGGAAATAGTTGTGATGCTCCAGATTCGGTATCTGTCCCTTAACCCCAAGATAAATTGTGAAAGGTGCCAGAGTCCAGTGCATCTTGTCAAGTCTTTCATCCGAGAATTTTGGTCTGCCAAGCACTCTCCCTCTGAACGATGCCGCATCAGCATTTGCAATGAAGATGTCTGCTTCCCATTTTTTTCCTGTCGAGTCAACCATTCCTGTCACAGAACCGTTGTTTTCCTCCACTCCGGTTATCTCGGTATTGTAAACAATTTCAACTCCTCTTTCTTCAAGAAGTTTTAAAAGTTCATCAACTAATTTATACATTCCCCCCTTAACTTTCCAATATCCGTTGTGCCTCATCTCAGTATAATTGAGAAGTGAATAAACAGAGGGGGTTTGAAATGGTGTCGAACCAAGAAAAAAAGCCACCAGAGAAAAGATAACCCTAACTTCTTCCGATTCAAAGGTCTTCCCAACCTCGCTCCACATCGTTTTGAAAAGATATGGAAGATGCTTCATCGGAACACCTGTCAGCTTGAGTACATATTCCAGTTTGTTGTCGAAGTTGGATTTTACAACTTTCCCCTCGGTATCATGGAAGAACTCACCGGCTCTTTTTAAATACTTATCAGCTTTTTCTGCGAGATTCGGTTCAAGTCCTTCGAACTCCTTTTCGAGTTTCTTCAGATCTTTGAATATTCTGTATGGTTTGGGATTCCCCTCAAAGTAAACCGTGTAGAGGGGATCGAGCTCCTGCATGGTAACCGGATTTTTTATCCCGCACGATTCGAAAAGTTCATCCAGTTCATAAGTCATACTCATGAAAGAGGGTCCCACATCAAATGTGAACCCGTCCATTTTCAACTGGTTGAGTCTGCCACCGGCTTTGTTGAACTTCTCAATTATCGTAACTTTGTGACCTTTCGACGAAAGCCTTAAAGCGGCGGATAATCCACCGAGTCCCGAGCCGATAATTACAACATTCTTCTTTTGCATTTCTCTGTTTATTTCTTTATCTGATAACAGTTTAACCTTCAGAGAAAAAATTAAGTTCAAAACTTCGACAAAAAAATAATTTGTCTAATCTTTGTCTAATATTCTCTTGACAATGTTCATAGCGCCTGTGGTCACGGCTACTGTTCCCTGCCCGGGAAATACGGTATCCCCTGTGTTGTAGAAGCCCTTAAATGGTGTAACACCTGAGTGCATTTTCAACAGATTATTCTTCACCGAGTGAGGAACCCCGCCGACAAGTCCTCTGTGTCTAAAAGTGTACCGCTCAAAGGTGGATGGTGTGCCAAACTCAACAAATTGTTTATTATTCGCCATTCCCGGGAAAGCCTCATCAAATTTCGACAGTATGAAATTCCCTGTTTCATTTTTTCTTCTCTCATACTCCTGACGATCGATTCCTCTCCAGTTTTCGGACTTTGTATGAAGCGATATGGTTACACTTTTCATCCTTGTCGGCGCTTTTTGTTGATCGTCAGCAAGCGATAATGTTACAAAAAAGGATTTTGATTCACAATGTGGCACCCCCTCAGGTAGATGAATCTGCCAGTAGGCAGTTTTTACATCCTCATCAAAAGGATAGTCAAAAGCAAAATTCACCATAAACGCACCCCATGCATCCGAACTGTCGGGAAGTGATTTCACAAAATATTCTTTCATCTCATTTGAGGTGATCTCAGGAATGTTCCAAAGAGGGATGTTGGTAATCACTCCGGCTGACCGGTATTCTGAGCCGTCGGAGGTTTTCACCAGATAACCGTCTGCATTTTTCTCTATGGCAACAACCCGTTTTTTATATTTTATTTCGCCTCCGAATGCTCTAAACTTTTTTTCAATCTCTTTTGCAGGAAAGAAAAGGCCACCGTAAGGGTAATATGTTTCGGCAGGATAAGCCAGCCCGAGAGCTGCAGTCAGAAATGGAGAATCTCCGGCAGTATTCTGGGTGGTAATCAACAGTTGCTCATCAATAAAGCTTCTGAAGAGGGGGTCTTTGTCCAATCCGAACTTTTTCATTACCTTCTCAACAGGCTTAAAAAGGTACGGAAGCAGCGGCAAGCCCTTCAGATTTGACGGTTTTGCAAGGGAAAGCAGATCCCCCGGTGAGACAGGAGGAATTCGACTGTTGTTTCCGATTAGTGAATAGCCGGTCCTGTCAATCCGGTGAACAAGCTCCCAGAATTCCCGTAAACGGGGAAGTTTGAAAAAGCGCTCAGTCTCAGCAATCCACTTGTCAAGATCAGCGTGTCTGACCAATTCCCTGTCACCAAATTTAATAATCATCCCCGGATCAAGCTTTTTTACTTTCGGTTCAATACCGAGTTCATTAAACATCCTTTGCATCGGTTGTCCGGCAGCCATACCGCTCAAGGTGGTGGCACCCGCATCAAACAGTATCCCTTTTCTCGAATAGAATGATGCACACCCGCCGGGCACTGTATGAGCTTCGAGAAGCAATACTCTCTTCCCCGCCTTTGCCAAAAGTGCCGCAGCAACAAGACCGCCATACCCGGCACCGATGACTATATGATCAAACTTCCGAATCATAAATCGAGATAACCTGCAGGAATTTCTTTTCTGCCTCTAAAGCCGTCATTCAGTCCGTGATAGAATTTTATGTCATCTTCATCACTCCTCCAGCAAAGCAGCACCTCTTCTCCGTTGATTACGGAAGGGAAATCAACAAGTCCGAACTCAAAATTCCAGTCCTTGAAGAAGCAACCAATCTCAGAAAGCTCCTCTATGTACGCGAGAATATTATCTTTCTTAAGCTCGATTCTCTCTTCAATTTCAGGAGTTTTTTCTTCAGTTTTAAGAAGTGATTTCAGTTCCCTCCCTTCAACCAAAATGTCATCCACAATTTTTCTTACAAGAGGAAGTGTCTTTTTTGCTTCAAGAGGGGTAAAATATTTAATTTCTGTTTCCATTCTCTTTACCTGATTTTGATTCGCGAATTTTATGTATAATTGTAACAAAAGAATTTGGAAAAATATTCAACTCATGAAATATGATGTACTGATTATCGGTGCGGGACCGATAGGACTCGCCTGTGCAATTGAAGCTAAAAGGAATGGACTCACATACAAGGTGATCGAAAAAGGCTGCCTTGTGAACTCCATTTTCAATTATCCCGTGAACATGACATTCTTCTCTACTTCAGAAAGACTCGAAATCGGGGAAGTACCGTTCATTTCACACGGCACAAAACCCACGAGAAGTGAAGCTCTCGAATATTACAGAAGAGTGGCTGAATCATGGAAACTCGATATCAATCTTTACGAAAGGGTATCCAATGTCTCCGGCACAATCGGGGATTTCACCGTAAAGACTGATAAAGGTGTTTACGCTTCCAGAGTTGTAATCGTCTCAACAGGCTTCTACGATTTCCCCAACCTGATGAACATTCCCGGAGAGGAACTTCCAAAGGTAAAGCACTACTACGATGACCCGCATCTCTACGCAAACATGGATGTGGTGGTAATCGGTGGTGGAAACTCCGCGGTGGATGTGGCGCTCGAAACTTTTCGCAAGGGTGCCCGGGTGTCCATGGTGGTCAAAAATCAGGAAATTGACAAAGGTGTGAAATACTGGGTAAGACCCGATATCGAAAACAGAATAAAAGACGGCAGTATCATCTCATATTTCAACTCAAGTGTGGTTGAAATCAAGCCGGATAGCGTGGCAATCTCCACCCCTGATGGTGAAAAGGAATTAAAAAACGATTTCGTTCTCGCCATGACGGGTTACCGCCCTGATTACGACTTCCTCACTCGAATCGGCATCGCAACTATCGATCCCGTTACTATGGAACCACAGTATGACAACACAACTTTCCAGACCAATATCCCGGGAATTTTCCTCGCAGGTGTAGTCTGCTGCGGACAGGAAACCAGAAAATGGTTCATCGAAAATTCACGATACCATGCAACAAACATCTTTGTGTATATCAAAGGGATACTGTGACCACTAACCCGGTCTAAACTGTTTCAGAATTCAGGATCATTCTTCTACAGGATAATTTCCGTAAAAATCTGTGATATCAAACCAGATTTCTTCACTATTTCCATCCTCAAACTGCAGTACCATCATATCGTAGCTTTTATCGCCATGATGGTGGAGAGATTGTCTAACCATCTTCACTTCCTGCCCCAATTGATTGGACAGCAGCCTTAAAAACTCATACTCGGCGCCAATTCCCTCAACTCCGTCTTCTGCGCCCGTAATTTTAATTGCCTGTTCTCTGGTCTTACCCGATCCGCCTGTGTATTTTATCATGACAATACTCCTTTGTTTATAAAGTTAATTTAATTTTCTTCTTCTTCAGGGATGTCTTCGTCACTGCCCTTGAGTTTTTTTGTATCCAAACCTCCTAGCCTTGCGATTTCAGAACCCCGGGATACAAGGTTTCCTCTGCCGTTCTTCAACTGACCATCTGCTTCACCAAACAGTCGTTGTGCCTTGTCGATGGACCTTCCCACCTCTTCAAATTTGCCGATAAATCCTTCCAGTTTATTCACGAAACTCTGTGCCTTGTTTGCAATCAAAACTGCGTTCTGATTCCTTTTCTCCGTTTTCCAGATATTCTGGATGGTTTTTAGAGTGACAAACAAGGTTGTCTGAGTAACTATAATGATCCCTTTGTCGAAAGCTTCTGTGTAAATCTCTTTTGCCTCTTTCATCAATATGTTAAAAGCAGGCTCTATCGGTATAAACATTAAAACATAATCAAGAGAGTTTATTCCTTCAAGATTGAAATAGCTTTTATCGCTTAGCATTTTGATGTGCTGCCTGACCGACCTGATATGGTCTTTAAGGAACAACTCCCTTTCTTCTTCATTATCAGTAGCATGGTATTTTTCATATGCCTTAAGCGATGTCTTTACATCCACAACAATTTGCTTGCCACCCGGAAGATAGATTATTGCATCGGGGCGAAATCCCGAACCTTCGGAATTTTTCGTTGAAAACTGGACATCGTATTCACGCCCTTTCTCAAGTCCTGAGGTTTCGAAAATCCGTTCGAGCACCACTTCCCCCCAGTCCCCAAGGGTTTTGTTGTCACCTTTCAAAGCATCGGTCAGGTTTTGTGCCCCCTCACTCAACTGTCTGTTCAGCTCCTGCAGAGCCCTCAACTCGGTTCTCAGGGAAGATCTTTCACGGGTTTCCTCGGTGTAGATATTCTCCACCCTCGTTTTGAACTCGGTTATGTTTTCTTTGAAAGGTTTCAGGAGGGATTCGAGGTTTTGTCGGCTCAGCTCTGTAAACGACTGGTTTTTGGATTCAAATATCCGGTTGGCGATATTCTCAAATTCTTTGGTGAGGGCTTCCTTCGCTTCTTTTAACTCCACAAGACGAAGCTCAAAACTCTCCTTTTCCGAGATGTAGCGTTCATTCAAAGCCGCATTTTGGGCTTTTAAATTTTTATATGTCTCCTGAAGCGATTTTACTTCTTCTTCAAGCATGGGAACCCGGCGGGCACTCTCTTCATATCTCCCTTTTTC from Bacteroidota bacterium includes:
- the crtI gene encoding phytoene desaturase, with product MQKKNVVIIGSGLGGLSAALRLSSKGHKVTIIEKFNKAGGRLNQLKMDGFTFDVGPSFMSMTYELDELFESCGIKNPVTMQELDPLYTVYFEGNPKPYRIFKDLKKLEKEFEGLEPNLAEKADKYLKRAGEFFHDTEGKVVKSNFDNKLEYVLKLTGVPMKHLPYLFKTMWSEVGKTFESEEVRVIFSLVAFFLGSTPFQTPSVYSLLNYTEMRHNGYWKVKGGMYKLVDELLKLLEERGVEIVYNTEITGVEENNGSVTGMVDSTGKKWEADIFIANADAASFRGRVLGRPKFSDERLDKMHWTLAPFTIYLGVKGQIPNLEHHNYFLGSNFRGYADTIFTSSISPQKPYYYVNVSSKSFPDCAPEGCENIFILCPVPDLRYKKNWDDREELAQNIIDDLSQRVGYDISGNIITKKIMDPVEWEKAFNLYKGSGLGLAHDMDQVGAFRPKNKDEKFDNLYYVGASTTPGTGLPMVVISSKLVMERLEKDYGIL
- the crtI gene encoding phytoene desaturase, with the protein product MKRVVVVGAGLGGLSAAIRLQKGGYQVTILEQNEKAGGKANEITESGFRFDTGPSLLTMPFVIEQLFREAGLDADDYLEFVQPDVLCRYFYPAGKMIDAFSNLDRFISELTVKFDLKREIVESYFDYSKRIYDLTADLFLFNSFREWSTFFNKKAAVTLLNLPKIDSFRTMHEANASFFSDPEVIQLFDRYATYNGSNPYLAPATLNIIQHVEYGIGGYTLKGGIYSLSKALTEVALKSGVKIETNCTVDEIILAKNDVRGVCCRGRVIDDPNRVVGVRCGDEVFEADIVVSNSDVTNTYKKLLDDSQVRPARKYYKTEPSSSALVYYWGVKGEHSELKMHNILFSEDYKKEFDEIFESGKAPEDPTVYIYISSRVNEDDAPKGFENWFVMINMPPATSKNYYSIDSIRRSIINKIEKMLGIDLNERIVFERVLTPEKIEEKTSSVYGSLYGISSNNKYAAFLRQDNKSKEYGGLYFCGGSAHPGGGIPLVILSGKIVSELVAKYEK
- a CDS encoding glycosyltransferase — protein: MIFELILFSVVTVFAFITFLVSLYNLLTAPVPGKNLGSLGNKEPLPFLSILIPARNEEENIEKCLRNCLNQNHRNIEVMVLDDNSDDRTGEIVAEIAAEDDRVKTLRGKYLPKGWLGKNWACHQLSEEAKGEYLLFIDADVILREDAAEIALNTLKKFNLSMFSVFPTQLLNSFGSALVIPLMNWLLLNFLPLKQVYKSKSSKFVAANGQFILMTRNAYSATGGHTAVRDKVVEDMELARLIKRSGMRMMTALGGDVIRCRMYSGFLSSIRGFTKNFYAGFDISAVLFVIMITFFVLVYLMPFVFVFFNTIWLAPVLLTLLSRWFTSRISHSNPVIEVFCHPIQMIIMYFTGWRSLYFTKTGIIEWKGRTL
- a CDS encoding phytoene/squalene synthase family protein — its product is MEFYSSICARTSSLFTKEYSTSFSLGILAFEKRFREPIYSVYGYVRLADEIVDTFHGHDKQTLLCEFREETYKAIERGVSTNPILHAFQEVVNKYKIDREYIDAFLDSMEMDLYNNYYEEKKYDEYIYGSAEVVGLMCLRVFTEGDDEMFKQLLEPARALGSAFQKVNFLRDIKSDIDERGRIYLPNVDSEHGIDDENKKLLEDSIRAEFKLSLEGIRKLPPGVRLGVYSAYLYYIKLFDKICSKKVQHLMKERTRVPDPVKLLLLTKSIIEVKVLKTC
- a CDS encoding lysophospholipid acyltransferase family protein; translated protein: MIKADKKPWFDRLFTFYLERLMKKHFSHFYVTNEFPDVSDDVSVTFAPNHFSWWDGFFIQKIQREFLPNRNFHILMLSEQLKVYRFFNWMGAYGIDLNDTKSIIKTVKYTRELLSDSKNLTVIYPQGEIQPYDVRPLNLKAGISKFVGGTGDHSVVIPVAFKVQYEEEKLPALYCSFGNPAPASKVEKDFKYFEAAFMENLGELDAKAASKSFVRDIFK
- a CDS encoding carotenoid biosynthesis protein gives rise to the protein MERQNFIKKYGGAILLAFFYSVGILGHSLENFLPLMKDLTPITLLLSVAFVIYLTKSDWNKKVIIWAVATFILTFSLEVTGVATGAVFGNYTYGDTLGPKLFGVPVIIGINWVMIIYAIVSALTKATANVAALVFLAATATVAFDFVMEPVAMHLGYWNWMNDKIPFQNYIAWFVIAAISALGYFFIRQKPKHDLPIFLVLIQFLFFLMLEMILVK
- a CDS encoding DUF2203 domain-containing protein → METEIKYFTPLEAKKTLPLVRKIVDDILVEGRELKSLLKTEEKTPEIEERIELKKDNILAYIEELSEIGCFFKDWNFEFGLVDFPSVINGEEVLLCWRSDEDDIKFYHGLNDGFRGRKEIPAGYLDL
- a CDS encoding YpdA family putative bacillithiol disulfide reductase, encoding MKYDVLIIGAGPIGLACAIEAKRNGLTYKVIEKGCLVNSIFNYPVNMTFFSTSERLEIGEVPFISHGTKPTRSEALEYYRRVAESWKLDINLYERVSNVSGTIGDFTVKTDKGVYASRVVIVSTGFYDFPNLMNIPGEELPKVKHYYDDPHLYANMDVVVIGGGNSAVDVALETFRKGARVSMVVKNQEIDKGVKYWVRPDIENRIKDGSIISYFNSSVVEIKPDSVAISTPDGEKELKNDFVLAMTGYRPDYDFLTRIGIATIDPVTMEPQYDNTTFQTNIPGIFLAGVVCCGQETRKWFIENSRYHATNIFVYIKGIL
- a CDS encoding lycopene cyclase domain-containing protein; the encoded protein is MSRYLLINLLTVIFPVILSFEKKISFYRKFRFYLFSILVVSPVYLVWDAIATSRGDWGFTPEYLAGVYLFGLPLEEVLFFVTVPYSCLFIYETIKLYLPEKSLPFNKNYYYLAGAVLIVAAGNYSSQYYTSTVMIFSAAFLMVAATFKPAILRSRVYWLSILITYLPFLLVNYFLTAPPIVWYSPEAIWGMRFTTIPVEDFFYSFSMISWWFFFYLLFKKDI
- a CDS encoding NAD(P)/FAD-dependent oxidoreductase — encoded protein: MIRKFDHIVIGAGYGGLVAAALLAKAGKRVLLLEAHTVPGGCASFYSRKGILFDAGATTLSGMAAGQPMQRMFNELGIEPKVKKLDPGMIIKFGDRELVRHADLDKWIAETERFFKLPRLREFWELVHRIDRTGYSLIGNNSRIPPVSPGDLLSLAKPSNLKGLPLLPYLFKPVEKVMKKFGLDKDPLFRSFIDEQLLITTQNTAGDSPFLTAALGLAYPAETYYPYGGLFFPAKEIEKKFRAFGGEIKYKKRVVAIEKNADGYLVKTSDGSEYRSAGVITNIPLWNIPEITSNEMKEYFVKSLPDSSDAWGAFMVNFAFDYPFDEDVKTAYWQIHLPEGVPHCESKSFFVTLSLADDQQKAPTRMKSVTISLHTKSENWRGIDRQEYERRKNETGNFILSKFDEAFPGMANNKQFVEFGTPSTFERYTFRHRGLVGGVPHSVKNNLLKMHSGVTPFKGFYNTGDTVFPGQGTVAVTTGAMNIVKRILDKD